One segment of Podospora pseudopauciseta strain CBS 411.78 chromosome 5 map unlocalized CBS411.78m_5.2, whole genome shotgun sequence DNA contains the following:
- a CDS encoding uncharacterized protein (EggNog:ENOG503NUMH; MEROPS:MER0016549; COG:O), protein MRLPLMLPLALSLGASAQNFVNPSQDTTLLFSSKFPGASITYKETTALLCETTPGVKSWSGYVHLPSTLLTDVPSSLDMSIFFWYFQARKNPEEAPTSIYISGGPGASAFDETNGFPCTFNPDGNSTRLNNQSWNEEVNMLYIDQPVGAGFSYSKIVNGVVDLMDSLSEDGSFFTPGTVEELQQDSLNLTVAPATIQSLDPRDGINTTQQAARVMWQFTQVWFWEFPGYDTSNKEISLWTVSYGGFYGPSFMAHFHRQSSLPNSFPLQLSTLGIQNGCLDVLTMGLSYLDFSLNNTYDIQAYPEEVYSSAKTNLTEYCQPLLLSCRQSVQEGDPLGYGSNSTVNQACALAAGVCFGFVQGAFTSYSDLNPFDITLSHPETYPPLHSIGYLNQPWVQAALGVAVNFTAVSRSTGGVFFALTGDPMRHDLSDLRYVLENNIKVAMVYGDLDYRCNWFGGEEISLAVGGEEFREAGYADVDVGGVVGGLVREVAGLSFVRVFDAGHSAYGYQPGVVKEVFKRVMDGRDVASGKVVADEGYRSQGPVDVRGVKVTATKGRDAGCFLADVGRTCDQGQVEALREGRRVRVEGGRVVEPGREGETSVDGDGKGGEEMEQVKSGGTVRETAAMAASLGALASCSRCHWLHPFGWFFCCWESITILQLSVTLRSSRKRFTPKRMVPPRSTRSKRGCITCRIRRVKCDETKPQCSRCIKAGRTCDGYAATSSQLSGRDMATAVKTLQVVGPAARVLGEAVLTEDSACFDFFRMCTVTMTSTAFPAPFWSRYVLQVAHFEPAVWKAAVAVGALHRRWESRSKIRLRPKPINSGAAGGKTEEFTKQAMQQYWGAISMARTIQDPGVLMVMSVILAAAANMAGEWAASHIHIQSGLKLVASQSPHNTMSGEIASIAQSLSRLDLLVMTFEDSRTPYAYADPLTGKLPSSILNMPRVGKLDDLMQASMHLFGMFRYFLSVEGGYILGFVTEEDDLPHLQARIAEDVIRWKIEFEILANRISSSASQAERTTLLSLELYHSVLSLMSRAGIAGPAVRWDAYTDEFARVIFLCETINKNIFSPLPFFMSLEPGLVMPLFLTITRCRHPIVRRRGLRLLKSLNRQEGMWNSPAACVVAEQKVLAEEEHLEFPLPLYIENLDNMPMDGPTGEGWERSMAPEELRVTRDQLEVDVESGRIELRLYTGLGEEEREVKRVSLGY, encoded by the exons ATGCGTCTCCCTCTAATGctccccctcgccctctcaCTTGGCGCCTCCGCCCAAAACTTCGTCAACCCATCCCAagacaccaccctcctcttctcctccaaatTCCCCGGCGCCTCCATCACCTACAAAGAAACCACCGCCCTTCTCTGCGAAACCACCCCGGGAGTCAAATCATGGTCCGGCTAcgtccacctcccctccacgCTCCTCACCGAtgttccctcctccctcgacaTGAGCATCTTCTTCTGGTACTTCCAGGCCCGCAAAAACCCTGAAGAAGCTCCCACATCCATCTACATCAGCGGCGGCCCCGGAGCCTCGGCCTTCGACGAGACAAACGGGTTTCCTTGCACTTTCAATCCAGACGGTAATTCGACCAGATTGAACAACCAGAGTTGGAACGAAGAGGTCAATATGCTGTATATTGACCAGCCTGTCGGGGCAGGGTTCAGTTACTCCAAGATCGTCAACGGGGTGGTGGACTTGATGGACAGCCTGTCTGAAGATGGCTCATTCTTCACTCCTGGAACGGTCGAAGAACTCCAACAAGACAGTCTCAACCTGACCGTAGCCCCTGCTACCATCCAGTCCCTCGACCCCCGAGATGGGATCAACACCACGCAACAGGCAGCGAGGGTGATGTGGCAGTTTACCCAGGTCTGGTTTTGGGAGTTTCCAGGCTATGATACCTCCAATAAGGAAATTAGTCTTTGGACTGTTTCG TACGGCGGCTTCTACGGCCCGTCCTTCATGGCCCACTTCCACAGGcaatcctccctcccaaattcattccccctccagctctccACCCTAGGCATCCAAAACGGCTGCTTGGACGTTCTTACAATGGGCTTATCATACCTCGACTTTTCACTCAACAACACTTACGATATTCAAGCATATCCTGAAGAGGTGTACTCCTCCGCCAAGACCAATCTCACTGAGTACtgccaacccctcctcctatcCTGCCGGCAATCAGTCCAAGAAGGCGACCCGTTGGGGTATGGAAGCAACAGCACTGTCAACCAGGCGTGTGCTCTAGCAGCGGGTGTCTGTTTTGGGTTTGTCCAGGGGGCGTTTACGAGCTACTCCGACCTCAACCCGTTTGATATTACGCTGTCGCATCCGGAGACGTACCCCCCGTTGCACTCGATCGGGTACCTTAATCAACCCTGGGTTCAAGCCGCGTTGGGAGTTGCGGTGAATTTCACCGCTGTGTCGAGGTCCACTGGGGGTGTCTTTTTCGCCTTGACCGGCGACCCGATGAGGCATGATCTTTCAGATTTGAGGTACGTTTTGGAGAATAATATCAAGGTCGCGATGGTGTATGGGGATTTGGACTATAGGTGTAactggtttgggggggaggagatctcccttgctgttgggggggaagagttCAGAGAGGCGGGGTATGcggatgttgatgttgggggggtggttggggggttggtgagggaggtggcggggttgaGTTTTGTGAGGGTTTTCGATGCGGGGCATAGTGCTTATGGGTATCAGCCGGGGGTTGTGAAGGAGGTATTTAAGAGGGTGATGGACGGGAGGGATGTTGCGAGTGGGAAGGTGGTTGCCGACGAGGGGTATCGGAGTCAGGGGCCGGTGGatgtgaggggggtgaaggttACTGCTACGAAGGGCAGGGATGCAGGGTGTTTTCTTGCGGATGTGGGCAGGACGTGTGATCAGGGGCAggtggaggcgttgagggaggggaggagggtgagggttgagggggggagggtggttgagcctggaagagaaggggagacgagtgtggatggggatgggaagggcggggaggaaaTGGAGCAGGTTAAGAGTGGTGGCACTGTGAGGGAGACGGCCGCGATGGCTGCT AGTCTGGGTGCGTTGGCCAGCTGCTCAAGGTGTCATTGGCTACATCCTTTTGGATGGTTCTTCT GCTGTTGGGAATCGATAACTATTCTTCAACTTTCAGTAACCCTACGCTCATCTAGAAAAAGGTTCACGCCCAAAAGAATGGTCCCACCAAGGAGCACGAGATCGAAACGTGGATGCATTACCTGCAG AATCCGCCGCGTCAAATGCGATGAAACAAAACCCCAATGCAGCCGCTGTATCAAAGCCGGCCGCACCTGCGATGGATACGCAGCCACATCATCACAGCTAAGCGGCCGGGACATGGCAACCGCAGTCAAAACCCTCCAAGTCGTCGGGCCAGCAGCCAGAGTTCTGGGGGAAGCCGTCCTGACCGAAGACTCTGCCTGCTTTGACTTCTTCCGGATGTGCACAGTCACCATGACCAGCACCGCCTTTCCTGCCCCGTTCTGGTCCCGCTATGTCCTCCAAGTGGCACATTTCGAGCCGGCGGTGTGGAAGGCCGCAGTGGCAGTCGGGGCACTGCATCGGAGGTGGGAGTCGAGAAGCAAGATTCGGCTTCGGCCTAAGCCTATCAATTCAGGCGCGGCAGGAGGGAAAACAGAGGAGTTTACCAAACAGGCCATGCAGCAGTATTGGGGTGCTATCAGTATGGCGCGCACCATCCAGGATCCAGGGGTGCTCATGGTTATGAGCGTTATTCTCGCCGCGGCGGCGAATATGGCTGGTGAATGGGCAGCAAGTCATATTCACATCCAATCCGGGCTCAAACTCGTCGCTTCTCAGTCACCCCACAACACCATGTCCGGCGAGATAGCCTCGATCGCCCAATCCCTCTCCCGTCTCGACCTCTTAGTCATGACATTCGAAGACTCCCGCACCCCTTACGCCTATGCCGACCCCCTGACCGGCaaactcccctcctccatcctcaacatGCCCCGCGTAGGCAAGCTCGACGATTTAATGCAGGCATCGATGCATCTCTTTGGCATGTTCCGGTACTTTCTCAGCGTCGAGGGCGGGTACATCTTGGGTTTTGTCACCGAGGAAGATGATCTCCCCCATTTGCAAGCCCGAATCGCCGAAGACGTCATCCGTTGGAAAATCGAGTTTGAGATCCTGGCCAACCGAATCTCTTCTTCGGCGTCCCAAGCAGAGCGAACCACACTGCTATCCTTAGAACTCTACCACTCCGTCTTGTCTCTCATGTCCCGCGCGGGAATCGCCGGCCCGGCAGTCAGATGGGACGCCTACACTGACGAGTTCGCCCGCGTCATTTTCCTCTGTGAAACCATCAACAAGAACATCTTCTCCCCGTTGCCGTTCTTCATGTCCCTCGAGCCAGGCCTGGTTATGCCGTTGTTTTTGACCATAACCCGGTGTCGCCATCCCATCGTCCGACGCAGGGGGCTGAGGTTGTTAAAGTCGTTG
- the DPH2_2 gene encoding Diphthamide biosynthesis protein 2 (EggNog:ENOG503NUDH; COG:J), which yields MPPPRESHVITTTGDAGVSAPYGVTNSSSSSSPPHHRSNNSSSDSTLDVPIADGEKTSPTDSASSSDTEPEVEPVRVASRRTIPDANHYGPTTEKDPELELERSPSAATTIDFPEGGVTGWLVVFGSFCAMLSLYGLINSAAVFESYFSTHQLKDNSPSEIGWIFSLYLFIVFFVGVQVGPIFDRYGARLIVAVGCLLITLSLLLLSWCTEYYQIILTYSVMGGLGGALLNCPAYGSIAHFFNVRRGFATGIASTAGGIGGVIFPIVLRELLPTIGFNWSSRVLALIMLGLAIPANLFIKTRLPPAKGEKVQSVWPDFSVFKDARFACAALGVFFMEWGLFVPLTYIVSYAVDHGQDATESYLLLSYLNAGSVLGRVLPGILADKIGRFNVIIITIAICLITGLALWLPAGHSNSMLIAYAVLFGFGSGSNIGLVPVCLGQLCDHRKFGRLFSTAMMVASFGTLSSVPIGGALLSGSGWTAVILFSSISYAVALAFYTATRVFAVGWNPLTVF from the exons atgccgccgccgcgagAGAGTCATGTCATCACCACAACAGGGGATGCTGGTGTAAGCGCTCCCTATGGCGTCACCAAttcttcctcatcgtcatcaccaccacaccaccgtTCCAACAACTCATCATCAGACTCGACATTGGATGTTCCAATAGCTGATGGTGAAAAGACATCGCCAACTGATTCCGCCTCCTCGTCTGATACCGAACCTGAGGTAGAGCCAGTCAGAGTGGCGTCTCGACGTACCATACCGGATGCCAACCACTATGGCCCAACCACGGAGAAGGATCCCGAGCTCGAGCTGGAACGCTCACCATCGGCGGCGACCACGATTGACTTTCCCGAGGGAGGTGTGacggggtggttggtggtttttGGGTCGTTTTGTGCCATGTTGTCGCTGTACGGATTGATCAACTCGGCCGCTGTGTTTGAATCGTACTTTTCGACGCACCAGTTGAAGGACAACTCGCCAAGCGAGATTGGCTGGATCTTTAGCTTGTACCTGTTTATTGTGTTTTTCGTGGGGGTCCAAGTTGGGCCTATTTTTGATCGATATGGCGCGAGGCTGATTGTTGCTGTGGGATGTTTGCTGATCACGCTcagtttgttgttgttgagctggTGTACTG AATATTATCAGATCATCCTCACCTATTCCGTCATGGGTGGCTTGGGCGGTGCTCTCCTCAATTGTCCCGCCTATGGCTCCATCGCCCACTTCTTCAACGTCCGTCGAGGTTTTGCGACAGGCATTGCGAGTACAGCGGGCGGCATCGGCGGCGTCATCTTCCCCATTGTGCTGAGAGAGCTGTTGCCGACCATCGGGTTCAACTGGAGCAGCCGAGTGCTCGCCCTGATCATGCTCGGCCTGGCCATCCCAGCCAATCTGTTCATCAAGACCAGACTGCCCCCCGCTAAGGGCGAAAAGGTGCAGTCGGTCTGGCCCGACTTTTCCGTGTTCAAAGATGCCCGGTTCGCATGCGCTGCTCTCGGTGTGTTCTTCATGGAGTGGGGCCTGTTCGTTCCGTTGACTTATATTGTGTCGTACGCTGTTGACCACGGGCAGGATGCGACGGAAAGTTATCTGCTGTTGTCATACCTGAACGCCGGGTCCGTGTTGGGACGTGTGTTGCCGGGAATTCTGGCGGATAAGATTGGGCGGTTCAATGTTATTATCATCACTATCGCCATTTGCTTGATCACGGGACTGGCGCTGTGGTTGCCGGCTGGCCACTCGAATTCGATGTTGATTGCATACGCGGTGCTGTTTGGGTTTGGCAGTGGCAGCAACATTGGCTTGGTGCCGGTGTGCTTGGGTCAGCTCTGCGATCACCGAAAGTTTGGGCGACTGTTTTCAacggcgatgatggtggccAGCTTTGGTACGCTGAGCAGTGTCCCAATTGGAGGCGCCTTGTTATCTGGGTCGGGTTGGACGGCCGTGATTTTGTTTTCGAGCATCTCGTATGCTGTTGCGTTGGCTTTCTACACAGCCACCAGGGTGTTTGCTGTGGGGTGGAACCCTCTGACGGTCTTCTAG